The sequence CCCCCGGGCATACATCAGCTCGCAGAAGAGCCGGGCGGACAACGCGGCAAAGCTGACGGGCGGCACGGCGAGCGAGCTGCTGGACCTGCACTTCCACCGCAGGCTGATCGCGAGGGTCTTCGACGGCGACGACGCCGCGAATTGGGTGCTCAAAGGCGGGCAGGCGATGCTAGTGCGCTGGCCGGCCGCGCGGTACTCCACGGACGTCGACCTCTTGAGCACCGAAGACAGCACCGACGCCGCCGTCGAGGCGCTGAAGGCCGCCGCGGCAGACCCACGTCGACCGCCCGACCCGCAAGGTCAAGTTCATGGCGATGTTCGGCAACGCGCCGCTCAGCCGTCGCGTCAGCGTCGACGTCGTGTTGTCCGGGCACCTGCCCCACGGCGGACCCACGTCTTTCCGTTCGAGGACCACGTCGCCGAGAAAATCTGCGCGACGTAGAGCGTTACCGGTCAAGCGGCAACCCGTCGACGCGCTACAAAGACCTCGTCAATCTGATCCTCTTCGCCCTCAAGGTGTCCCTGCCCGGCGTCGAGGTCGCCCGCCGACGGGAGCGCGGCATGGTGCTCGAACTACCCGAGCGCTTCCGGTTGCCGGACGAGAAGACCTGGCCGAGCGGCTACGCGAAGATCGCCGAGAGAGTCGTCGAGCTGCCGGAACAGTTGCGGCACATGAAGGACGCCCGGGGCCTCGCCGACGACTTCCTCACGCCGCTGTTGCACCCCACCCCGCCGGCCGGTCGTTGGCACCCGGACCAGCGCGCCTGGCGCTGACCTCACCCCAGTGCGTCCGGCAGTTCCTCGATCAGCCGCCGAACCTCCGCCCCCAGCGCCCGATCCTCTTCCACCACCGGCACCACCGACCGCACCCACTCGTAAGCCTCACCCAGCCCCGCGACCCCGTCCGCCGCCAGCCACCTCGCCTGCGACGCCGTGACCAGCTCACAAGCCGTGATCGCATAAAGGTGCGAAGCCGCCGACCGCAGTTGCTCCCCCGCCGCCCACGCGAACGCCTGCACGTCCTCCTGCCCGGCCGACGTGTCCACCGAACCGAGCGTCGCCGGTGAAGCCAGCCGCCGCAGCGCGTGCAGTTCTCCCACCGCCCGCTTGTGCAGCGGGACCAGCCCCGCCTGCGGACCCGGATCCGTCGTCAGCTGCGGCGGGAGCCCGCTGAAGCGCTCGTCCAGCAGCCGGTGCTGGCGCTGCACCGAAACCTCGCCGAGGTGGACCAGCGCCGCCGTCACCGCGTCCATCCGCAGGCCCAGGTCCGCCGCGTGGTAACCCGTTCCCGGGATGAAGGAGCCGTCGACGAACGACGGGGAATCCCCCGGCATCGTCGCCCAGCGGCGGAACGCCGACTCCAGCTCGGCGTTGACGCGCGAAGCGTGGGCCAGCGCCCGCGGCGCGACCCGCACCGACAGCGGCGCCTGCACCACCCCCGCGCGCACCGGACCGTCGCCCGCCAGCCCGCCCAGGGAAAGCAGCACGGACCGCAGGTGGTCGTCGCTGCCCGCCATGACCGGGGAGAACACCTCGCGCGGGGCGCCCAGGACGTCGATCGCCATCGCCTCGGTGAGCGTCTGCAGGCGGATGAGCTGCCGCGCGTCGGCCCAGCCGCGCTGCGCGTGCACCACCGCCAGCGGAGAACCCTGAAGCAGCGAAGCACCTTCCTTCGGCCCGAGCACGTACGGCGCAGCACCGCGCGAAGCGAGTGCCACCGCAGCCGGGACCTCGACGCCGTCTTCGAGAACCGTGCCGATGCCGAGGAACGTCTGGAACGCGTGCGCCAGCGGGATGATCTCGCCCGAGCTGCCGAGCCCGGACCGCGGCACGGCGGGCGTGAACCCGTCGTTGAGCCGGTCCACGAGGAACTGCACCAGTTCCGCGCTGACGCCCGACCACGGTTGCAGGAAATCCCGCAGCCGCACCACGAGCAGCGCGCGCACGTCCGCGGGCGGCAGCCACGGCGGGCCGCCGACCGCCCGGCCGATCAGCAGGTTGCGCTGGTGCTCGGCCTGCTGCCGCGCGTCGAGCGCGACACCCGCCAGCCGGCCCATGCCGGTGGTGACGCCGTAGACCGGCGACCCCGTGCGGAGCGCCGTCAAAGCCTCTTCCCGGCGCCGCCGCAGCTCGCTGACCAGCGGTTTGTCCAGAACCAACCGTTCACCGTCGGCGAAACCGCTGTCCGTGATGATCATCGGTACGGCAGCATGGTGCCGACGCCGGAAGCCTCGGCACGGGTGAGGATCAGGTCCGCCACCGCGACGTCCGTTGTGGACAGTCCGCGGTGCCAGAACAGGATCCGCTCGGCGTCGTGCTCGCGGCCCGGCTTCTTCCCGGCCACGACGTCGCCGATCTCGGCGTGGACCCCGTCCGCGGTGAGGAGGCCGGCGTTGAGCTGCGGGCGCAGGGCGCCGAACCGCGGGTTGCCGGACTGCGATTCGCGCCAGTCGTCGACGACGACCTTGTCGATGTCGTCGAGCAGCGTGAGCTCCAGTGCGCTGATCGTGCCGTAGGGCACCAGGAAGGTGCCCGGCCGGAGGAACTCGCGGCGCACCAGCGCTTCGGGCTCGACCAGCCGGGAGGCCTCGACCTGGATGTCCGCGCCGTCCAGGGTCTCCTCGGCCGTGGCGCAGACGCGGACGTCCTTGCCGAGCCGTTCCGACAGCCGGCGGCCGAAGTCCTCACGGGACTCCGGGCGCTTGCTGGTCACGCGGATCTCTGCGAAGTCGAACAACGAGTCGAGGAGGACGACGTTCCACCAGGCGGTACCGCGGGCGCCGATGTGCCCGAGCACCCGGGAATCCGGGCGCGCCAGGTACTTCGCGCCGACGGCGGTCATCGCACCAGTGCGGGCCTCGGTGATCATCGTGCCGTCGACGATGGCCCGCGGCATGCCCGTGTCCGGGTCCAGCAGCAGGATCAACGCCATTTCGGAAGGGAGGCCCCGTTCGAAGTTCCCCACGAAGTCACCGACGACCTTGACGCCGCTGACCTGCTTCGACGACAGGTGGCCGCGGAGGATGTTGAAGTGGCCCTTGCCGCCGTTGTCCGGCACGAGGTGCGTGCGCGGCTCGAAGACGACCTGGCCGCGGCCGTGGTCGGCGAGCACGTCCTCGACCGCGCCGACGATGTCCGCGTCCGTGATGCCGAGCGAGTCGATGTCGGCACCGGTCAGGTACCGGAGCCAGACGGACGTCACTTGGCGAGGTCCTCGATGACCTCGGCCCCGGGCAGCGCGGCCAGCGCGGCGCCGGAGATCAGCAGCTTGCTGCCGCGGATCCCGCTGCCGATGACGAGCTCGGGCGCGTCCGCGACGCGCTGGTCGAGCAGGATCGGCCATTCGGCGGGCAGGCCGACGGGCGTGATGCCGCCGTACTCCATCCCGGTCAGGGCGACGGCTTCGTCCATCGGCGCGAACGACGCCTTGCGGACGTCCAGGCGGCGCTTGATCACGCCGTTGACGTCGGCGCGGGTCGTCGCGAGCACGAGCGCGGCCGCGAACCGGACTTCGCCCGCGCGCTTGCCGGCGACGACGACGCAGTTCGCGGACGCCTCGAGCGGCGAGCCGTAGGCCTCGCAGAAGGCGGCGGTGTCGGCCAGTGCGGGGTCGATCTCCGTGACGCCGACGGCGTCCGGTTCGGCGAGCGCGGCCAGTGCCTTGGCCACGGGCTCGGCGAGCAGGTCGGTACGGGTGGGTGCGGGAACGACGGTGAGGCTCCCGGCGATCGTCCAGGTCACCCCGCCACCCTAGCTACCAGCTCGAGCCACCGCGCTGGACCTCGATCAGCTTCGGGCGGACGTCCACGATGTAGACCAGGACGGCGGCCATCGCGGGCACCCAGAAGATCATGCCCGGGCCCATCACGTCGAACAGCGCCATGGCGAGCGTCGCCGCGCCCGTGATCAGCATCCAGATCGGCTTGGTCTTGCGGTCGGCCGCGGAGTAGGCGTCGGCGCGCTGGAGCAGCGCGTGCACGAAGGCGAAGAGGCCGACCAGCGCGCTGCCCCAGTGGACGACTTGGAGGATCCAGATGGCGACTAGCACAGCCACAGCTTACGGCAAACCGCCCGAACGACCCCGGCCCCGCCACCGGTGGACCGGGGGCGGGGCCGGGTGTTCACGACGTCTTTACTTGTCGGTCTTCGGCGCGGCCGGCTTCTTCGCGGCGGCGCTCGTGGTGGTGCGGCGGGCCGGGGCGGCCGTCTTCGGGGCCGTCTTGTTCGCGACCTTGCGGCTCGCGGAACGGGTCTCGTGGGCGACGTCGTCACCCAGCTCCTCGATGGCGTCGGCGGCCTCGCCGGCGACCTCGGTCACCTTGCGGGCGGTCTTCTCGCCCACCGAGCGGGTGCGCTTGGTGAAGGTGCCCAGCACGCCGTCGACGCGCTCGCGGACCTCGCTGGTGACGCCTTCGACCTGGCCCTGCGCGGTGGCCACGGCCTCCTCGAGCTGCTCGATGGCCTTCTTGACCTGCGGCTGCGCGGCGAACTTGTCCCACGCCTGCTCGCCCGACTCGGCCAGCTTGTTGTACAGCTTGAGCGCGGCCTCGGTGTACTCGTCGATGACCTTGCGCAGCTCGGCCGGGTCCAGCTTCTCGCGGAGGCTCTCGACGTCGGTCGGCAGCTCCTGCAGGTTCTTGCGGGCGGTCTCGCTGCCCTTGGTCACGTTCTCCTTGGCCTTCGCGACGGCGTCGGTGACGGCGTGCGTGGCCAGGTTGCCGGCGCCGAGCGCGGCGAGCAGCGGGGTGCGGACCTGGTCGAGGGCGGTGTTGACGGCCTTCTTGACGTCTTCGGTCTTGGGCGTGGTCATGCTGACTCCTTGGTGTCTGCGGCTGGAGTGATGTCTGGGGTGTCTGTGGTGGGAGCGGACTCGGCGGCCGGCCGTGCCGCGGCGTTCTCCCGGCGGAAGGACTCGTAGACGTCGAGCAGGACCTGCTTCTGCCGTTCGGTCAGCTCGGCGTCGGCGCGAATCGCGTCGCCCACCGGACCACCCGTCGGCAGATCGAGGATCCCGGCCTGCACGTACAGCGCTTCCGCCGAAATGCGCAGGCCCTTGGCGATCTGCTGCAGGATCTCCGCGCTGGGTTTGCGGACCCCGCGCTCGATCTGGCTCAGGTACGGGTTGGACACGCCGGCGAGCTTCGACAGCTGGCGCAACGAAATCTTCGCGGTGTTGCGCTGCTGGCGGATGTACTCGCCGATGTCGGAAGCGATGTCCGCGACCTTCTCCATGGGACTGCCGGATCCGGGCTGGGTCCCACTGGTTTCTGCCATCCGGTCACCTCCTCGCGACACCTTCGACGGTACGCCCGAGTGCTAGCTATTGCAAGCACTCTGCTTGCAACCATCGGGTGTGACGTGCACCGCTACCGTGGTCCCATGACGCGCTCGGCCCGGCTGCGGCGGCGCCTCGTCGAGCACCTGCTCGACGAGGACGTCCTGCACGCCCCGGAGTGGGTCGCCGCCTTCCGCGCGGTGCCCCGCCACGTCTTCCTGCCCCGGTTCTTCGCACCCGCGGGCGGCCTGTGGGCGGCGGTCGACCACACCGACCCAGGCTGGCTGGAGACCGTCTACTCGCGCGACGTGCTGGTCACGCAGCTGGACGACGACCCGGACCACTGGGCCCGTGCCCGCCGCGACGGCCCGGTGGCCGGCACGCCGACGAGCTCGTCGAGCATGCCCTCGATCATGGCGATCATGTTGGAGGAGCTGCGGGTGCGGGACGGCGACCGCGTGCTCGAGATCGGCACCGGCACCGGCTACAACGCGGCGCTGCTGAGCCACCGCTGCGGCGCCGGCCAGGTGTCCACAGTGGACATCGACCCGGTGATCGTCGAGGAAGCGCGCCGCCACCTGGCCGCGGCGGGCTACCACCCGGCGTGCGCGGTGGGCGACGGCGCGCTCGGCTTCCCGGCCGGCGTGCTCTTCGACCGCGTGCTGTGCACGGCGTCGGTGTCCTCGATCCCGCTCCCGTGGCTGGCGCAGACGAAACCGGGCGGCCTGGTCGTGACGACGCTGAACCGCCCGATCGGCGCCGGGCTGATCCGGCTCGTGGCGGGAGAGGACGGCACGGCCCGTGGCCGCGTCCTGGCGCGAGACGGCCGGTTCATGCCGCTGCGCGCGCACCGGCTGCCCCACGCCGATCCGCTCCCGATGCCGTCGCGCGACGACTGGGAGCAGACGCGCCTGCCGATGTCGGCGGTCCTGCAGCCCCGCCGGCAGTTCGAGTTCTTCGCCGGCCTCGCGCTCCCGGGCGTCCGGCCGGTTCGCGACGGCGGCGACGAGGAAGCCCCGAGCGTGGCGTTGGTCCACCCGGACGGCTCGTGGGTCCGCCACCGCAAGCGCGCCGGCGCGGACGAGGTCGCCCAGGGCGGCCCGCGCGCGCTGTGGGAACTCGCCGAGGCGGCCTACGTCGACTGGTGCGAGCTCGACAAGCCCGACCGCGAACGCTTCGGCGTGACGGTGACCGAGGCACGCCAGGAGTTCTGGCTCGACGAACCCGGCGGCCGCACCTGGCCACTCGGCTGACACGCCCCCACCCGTCCCGGGGGGCTGCCCAAGCCCAGTCTACCGGTCCCCACCTGCGAAAACCGGCCGCTCGGCGATCTGTGGACAACTGCCGCCCTGTGGATGGCCGGCTTGACAAATCACGGCAACCGGGCCCGGATCCACTTCTCCACGTGGTCGGCCGCCGCCTCCGCAGAGACCTCCGTCGTGTCGAGGAGCTCCGCCCCCAGCTCCTCCGCCGACTCCTGGAGCCAGGCGGTGAACTCCAGCATCTCCTCGATCCGCGGCTCGTCCCACTCCCGCCACGCCGGGCGCGCCCGCAGCCGGGCCCGCAGCGACGAAGGCGACCCGACCAACGCCAGGTAGTGGATGTCGCTGAAGAACGCGCGCTCCGGCAACGGCTCGAACTCCGGGGGCGCGACGGTGCCGCAGAGCACGACCGGGCGGCCGTTCTGGTGCAGCATCGCCGCCATCCGGAGCCAGGCCGCGCGGAACGCCGGGACGTCGTCACGCAGAGCTCCCGTCCAGAGGACGTCCTGCTCCAGCACGACGACGTCGCCGGCGAACCGGGACGCCAGCAGCGGCCCGAGCGTCGACTTGCCCGCGCCGCTCGGGCCGGTCAGCGCGAACAGCGGCAGTTTCCGGAACGGCCACGTGTGCCCGCAGCGCGCGCACTCCAGCGTCGTGCCGGAGACGACCGGGCGCTCGGCCCGGTCGCCGCACGCCGGGCAGATCCGCAGGTCGAGCCCCACCTCAGTCGAAGAGGTTCTCGAGGAAGCTGCGCTTGCGGTGACCGTGCCCGTACGGGCGCGGCGAGTCCGAGTAACCACCGCGGTGCGGCCGCGGGGAGTCGGAGTAGCCCCCGCGGTGCGGCCGCGGCGAGTCCGAGTAGCCGCCCCGGTACGCCTTGGGCGAATCCGGGTGGCCACCGCGGTACGGGCGCGGCGAGTCGGGACGGCCGTAGTGCGCCGTCGGACCGGACTGGTACTGCGGCGGCTGCTGGCCGTAGAACGAGCTCTCCGCACCGACGATCGCCTCGAGCTCACCGCGGTCCAGGAAGATCCCGCGGCAGCCGTCGCACTGGTCGATGTGGATGCCGTTCTTGTCGACGGTCCGCATCTGGTTCTGACACTTCGGACAAATCACACATCAGAGCCTACGCATGTTCGGCCCCGCTGTCCCTCAGCACGCGCAGAGGCAGAACGGGTGCCCGGCCGGATCGGCGTAGACGCGGAACGTCTTCGGCCCGTCGTCCAGCAGTTTCGCGCCGAGCCCCAGCACGCGCTCGTGCGCGGCTTCCAGGTCGGTGACGTTCAGGTCGAGGTGCAGCTGCTGCGGGTTCTCCGCCGACGGCCACGACGGCGGCCGGTGGTCGGGCACCCGCTGAAACGCGATCCCCGCGCCCCCGAGCGGGTTCGCCAGCGTCACCCAGTGCCCGTCTTCGGCGACTTCGGGCGCGTCCCACTCCAGCACCGATCGGTAGAACTCGGCCAGCGCGACCGGGTCGGGGCAGTCGATGGCCACCACGCCCAGGGTCGGTACCGCACTCATGCGCACTCCCTTCAAGTAACCGTCGTCAGCATTATGTGGGTTATCCGGGGCAGGGGCAACCACCGGCCGCCGTACACTCGGTGCGTGCACACCGACACCTCCCTCGTGGTGGAGTTCCTCAACACGGTCAACGTCGAAGAGGGCACTGACCTGCTCGAAGATCCCGGGCAGTGGCGCGAGTGGGCAGCCGGGCACGCGCTGCGGGCGAACCCGGCCCCCGAGGCGCGCGCGGCACGCGACGCCCTGCGCGCGGCGATCGGCGACCCGCGTCTCCCCGGCGGCGGCCTCGACGTCGGCACGAGGATTTCCCTGACCGACGACGGTCCAGCTCTGGTCGCGGAGGACGCGGTCGGCGCGGTGTTCGCGGCCTGCGCCCGTTTGGTGGTCCGCGGTGATTGGATCCGGCTGAAGATCTGCCCGGCGGACACCTGCTTGTGGGCGTTCTACGACGAGTCGCGCAACCGCTCGCGCACGTGGTGCTCGATGCGGGTGTGCGGGAACCGCGAGAAGGCCCGGGGCTGGCGGGCCCGCACCGCCGCGGCCGGCTGAGCCCGCCCGCCTCGCCCCGCGCTCATCCGGGACGTCAGGGTTCCGGCAGAGTCGTGGCCGTGCGGTCTGCCTGGCGTCGCGGGATGTCATGAAAGGGTCGTTCATGTCGTCTGGCGAGGTGAACGACCCGTTCATGACATCGCCGAGCCGCCTCGCCCGCCCATGCGACTGCCGCTCCGCCGTGCCACATCCGGCACCCCCGCGCGCCGGCCAAACGCCTTGAATGAGTCATTCAGGTCGTCGGAGGTCCTGAATGACTCATTCAAGACCTCCGGCCCAAGCTCTCATCCGAGCGGCGGACCCACAGAAGGCTGTGGACAACTCAGCCCCACGGCACCACATATCCACGCCCCGGCCACCCCAGCCCCCACACGTTGTGGACAGCCATTAGGCCATCACCGTGAAAACCTGTGGATAACCCGGGGGATAACTCAGCTTCCTGTGGACAACTGGTCTGAAGCTCCCCCAGGTGTGGTATAGACCCGCGCCGTCAGAACAGCAGCTCCGCGACGGCGTAGATGACCAGCCCGGCCAGCGCGCCCACCACCGTGCCGTTGATCCGGATGAACTGCAGGTCGCGGCCCACCTGGAGCTCGATCTTGCGCGAAGTCTCCTCGGCGTCCCACCGCTCGACCGTGTCGGTGATGATCGTCGTGATCTCGCGCGAGTAGTTCTTCACCAGGTACGCCGCGGCGCCCTCGACCCAGCCGTCGGCCTTCGCGCGCAGCTGGTCGTCCGAGACCAGGCGGGAACCGAGGGACATCAGGCCGAGGCGGACGCGGCGGCGCAGCTCGCTCGACGGGTCCTCGGCCGCCGTCAGGAGCATCTCCTTCGCCGTGCTCCACGCCGAGCCGATCAGGCGCTGGACCTCCTCGTGGTGCACGATCTGGCCCTTGACCTGCTCGGCGCGCGCCATCACCTCGGGGTCGGTCTGCAGGTCCTGGGCGAACTCGCCGAGGAACTTGTCCAGCGCCAGCCGCATCGGGTGGTTGACGTCGGTCTTCACCGCCCACGCGAACGACAGCACCTCGCCGTAGACCTTGTCCGCGAGCATCTCGTCGACGAACTTCGGCGACCAGCTCGGCGCCCGGTCCGACACCACGCGCAGCATCGTCGTGTGGTTGTCGCGGACCCACTCGTACGCGCGGTCGCACATCAGGTCCACCAGCTTGTGGTGCGCGCCGTCGGCGAAGACGCCCTGGAGGATCTTGCCCAGCGGCGGGCCCCACGGCTTGTCGATGATCCGCCGCGCGACCGCCTGCTCCATGATCGCCTGGACGTCTTCGTCGCGGAGCACGCGGACCGCCGCCCGGACCACCGTGGCCAGCTCGGACGTCACGCGCTCGGCGTTGTCCTCCTGGGCCAGCCAGCCGCCGAGGCGCCGCGCGAGCTCGACGCGCTTGAGCTTGTCGCGCACGACCTCCTCGGACAGGAAGTTCGAGCCGACGAAGTCGCCGAGGCTGTTGCCCAGCGCGTCCTTCTTGTTCGGGATGATCGCCGTGTGCGGGATCTTCAGCCCGAGCGGGTGCCGGAACAGCGCCGTGACGGCGAACCAGTCGGCCAGCGCGCCGACCATGCCGGCTTCGGCGGCCGCGCGCACGTAGCCGACCCAGCCCGGCCAGCCCGCGGACTGCGCCCAGCTGGTCAGCAGGAACACGACGGTGGCGCCGAGCAGGAACGACAGCGCGACCAGCTTCATCTTGCGCAGCGCGCGCCGCTTTTCCTCTTCGCCGGCGGCGCCGCCCGGCGGGTCGGCGGGCGTCACCTTGGCGGGGGTCAGTTGCTCCACATCGCCATTGTCCGTGAGGATGGCTGATCGTGCGCGAACCTGCTCTCGTCCCCCGCCTCCGGCCGTTCACCTCGACCATCTTCGCCGAGATGACCGCGCTGGCCGTCCGGCACGACGCCGTCAACCTCGGCCAGGGTTTCCCGGACACCGACGGCCCCGCCGGCATGCTCGACGCCGCCAAGAACGCGCTGTTCGGCGGCGCGAACCAGTACCCGCCGGGCCCGGGGCGCCCGGAGCTGCGGGCGGCGATCGCGCGGCACCGGCTGCGCTACGGCACCGAGTACGACCCGGACACGGAGATCCTGGTCACCGCGGGCGCGACCGAGGCCATCACGGCGACGCTGCTCGCGCTGACCGAGGCCGGCGACGAGGTCATCGTCATCGAGCCGTACTACGACTCCTACGCCGCCGCGGTCGCGATGGCGGGCGCCGAACGCCGAGTCGTCGGGCTGGTCGAGGGCGAGGACGGCCGCTTCGGCCTCGACGTCGACGGGCTGCGCGCCGCCGTCACGCCGCGGACCAGGGCGGTCCTGGTGAACTCGCCGCACAACCCGACCGGCACGGTGTTCACCCGCGCCGAGCTGGAAGCGCTGGCGGCGGTGTGCGTCGAGCACGACCTGATCGCGATCTGCGACGAGGTCTACGAGCACCTGGTGTTCGACGACGCCGAGCACATCCCGCTGGTCACGCTGCCCGGCATGCGGCCGCGGACGGTGAGCATCTCCAGCGCCGGCAAGACGTTCAACTGCACCGGCTGGAAGATCGGCTGGGTCTGCTCGACCCCGGAGCTGGTCGCGGCGGTGAAGGCGGCGAAGCAGTTCATCACGTTCGTCTCCGGCGGCCCGCTGCAGCCGGCGGTGGCGCACGCGCTCGACCACGAACTCCCCTGGGTCGACGGCCTGCGCGATTCCCTGTCGGAGAAGCGCGACCGGCTGTCGGCGGGCCTCGCGGACGCCGGTTTCGCGGTCCGCCCGACGGCGGGCACGTACTTCGTGTGCGTCGACGTCCGGCCGCTGGGCTTCACCGACGCCGCCGATCTGGCGTGGGAACTGCCGGGCCGTGTCGGCGTCGCCGCCGTCCCCGT is a genomic window of Amycolatopsis lexingtonensis containing:
- a CDS encoding nucleotidyl transferase AbiEii/AbiGii toxin family protein, coding for MAEPKRPASPRAYISSQKSRADNAAKLTGGTASELLDLHFHRRLIARVFDGDDAANWVLKGGQAMLVRWPAARYSTDVDLLSTEDSTDAAVEALKAAAADPRRPPDPQGQVHGDVRQRAAQPSRQRRRRVVRAPAPRRTHVFPFEDHVAEKICAT
- a CDS encoding aromatic amino acid lyase, translated to MIITDSGFADGERLVLDKPLVSELRRRREEALTALRTGSPVYGVTTGMGRLAGVALDARQQAEHQRNLLIGRAVGGPPWLPPADVRALLVVRLRDFLQPWSGVSAELVQFLVDRLNDGFTPAVPRSGLGSSGEIIPLAHAFQTFLGIGTVLEDGVEVPAAVALASRGAAPYVLGPKEGASLLQGSPLAVVHAQRGWADARQLIRLQTLTEAMAIDVLGAPREVFSPVMAGSDDHLRSVLLSLGGLAGDGPVRAGVVQAPLSVRVAPRALAHASRVNAELESAFRRWATMPGDSPSFVDGSFIPGTGYHAADLGLRMDAVTAALVHLGEVSVQRQHRLLDERFSGLPPQLTTDPGPQAGLVPLHKRAVGELHALRRLASPATLGSVDTSAGQEDVQAFAWAAGEQLRSAASHLYAITACELVTASQARWLAADGVAGLGEAYEWVRSVVPVVEEDRALGAEVRRLIEELPDALG
- a CDS encoding ornithine cyclodeaminase family protein, giving the protein MTSVWLRYLTGADIDSLGITDADIVGAVEDVLADHGRGQVVFEPRTHLVPDNGGKGHFNILRGHLSSKQVSGVKVVGDFVGNFERGLPSEMALILLLDPDTGMPRAIVDGTMITEARTGAMTAVGAKYLARPDSRVLGHIGARGTAWWNVVLLDSLFDFAEIRVTSKRPESREDFGRRLSERLGKDVRVCATAEETLDGADIQVEASRLVEPEALVRREFLRPGTFLVPYGTISALELTLLDDIDKVVVDDWRESQSGNPRFGALRPQLNAGLLTADGVHAEIGDVVAGKKPGREHDAERILFWHRGLSTTDVAVADLILTRAEASGVGTMLPYR
- a CDS encoding YbaK/EbsC family protein — encoded protein: MTWTIAGSLTVVPAPTRTDLLAEPVAKALAALAEPDAVGVTEIDPALADTAAFCEAYGSPLEASANCVVVAGKRAGEVRFAAALVLATTRADVNGVIKRRLDVRKASFAPMDEAVALTGMEYGGITPVGLPAEWPILLDQRVADAPELVIGSGIRGSKLLISGAALAALPGAEVIEDLAK
- a CDS encoding DUF2516 family protein, encoding MLVAIWILQVVHWGSALVGLFAFVHALLQRADAYSAADRKTKPIWMLITGAATLAMALFDVMGPGMIFWVPAMAAVLVYIVDVRPKLIEVQRGGSSW
- a CDS encoding helix-turn-helix domain-containing protein, with the translated sequence MEKVADIASDIGEYIRQQRNTAKISLRQLSKLAGVSNPYLSQIERGVRKPSAEILQQIAKGLRISAEALYVQAGILDLPTGGPVGDAIRADAELTERQKQVLLDVYESFRRENAAARPAAESAPTTDTPDITPAADTKESA
- a CDS encoding methyltransferase domain-containing protein, with the translated sequence MTRSARLRRRLVEHLLDEDVLHAPEWVAAFRAVPRHVFLPRFFAPAGGLWAAVDHTDPGWLETVYSRDVLVTQLDDDPDHWARARRDGPVAGTPTSSSSMPSIMAIMLEELRVRDGDRVLEIGTGTGYNAALLSHRCGAGQVSTVDIDPVIVEEARRHLAAAGYHPACAVGDGALGFPAGVLFDRVLCTASVSSIPLPWLAQTKPGGLVVTTLNRPIGAGLIRLVAGEDGTARGRVLARDGRFMPLRAHRLPHADPLPMPSRDDWEQTRLPMSAVLQPRRQFEFFAGLALPGVRPVRDGGDEEAPSVALVHPDGSWVRHRKRAGADEVAQGGPRALWELAEAAYVDWCELDKPDRERFGVTVTEARQEFWLDEPGGRTWPLG
- a CDS encoding AAA family ATPase, yielding MGLDLRICPACGDRAERPVVSGTTLECARCGHTWPFRKLPLFALTGPSGAGKSTLGPLLASRFAGDVVVLEQDVLWTGALRDDVPAFRAAWLRMAAMLHQNGRPVVLCGTVAPPEFEPLPERAFFSDIHYLALVGSPSSLRARLRARPAWREWDEPRIEEMLEFTAWLQESAEELGAELLDTTEVSAEAAADHVEKWIRARLP
- a CDS encoding zf-TFIIB domain-containing protein, coding for MCPKCQNQMRTVDKNGIHIDQCDGCRGIFLDRGELEAIVGAESSFYGQQPPQYQSGPTAHYGRPDSPRPYRGGHPDSPKAYRGGYSDSPRPHRGGYSDSPRPHRGGYSDSPRPYGHGHRKRSFLENLFD
- a CDS encoding VOC family protein — its product is MSAVPTLGVVAIDCPDPVALAEFYRSVLEWDAPEVAEDGHWVTLANPLGGAGIAFQRVPDHRPPSWPSAENPQQLHLDLNVTDLEAAHERVLGLGAKLLDDGPKTFRVYADPAGHPFCLCAC
- a CDS encoding CGNR zinc finger domain-containing protein, with the translated sequence MHTDTSLVVEFLNTVNVEEGTDLLEDPGQWREWAAGHALRANPAPEARAARDALRAAIGDPRLPGGGLDVGTRISLTDDGPALVAEDAVGAVFAACARLVVRGDWIRLKICPADTCLWAFYDESRNRSRTWCSMRVCGNREKARGWRARTAAAG
- a CDS encoding DUF445 family protein, giving the protein MEQLTPAKVTPADPPGGAAGEEEKRRALRKMKLVALSFLLGATVVFLLTSWAQSAGWPGWVGYVRAAAEAGMVGALADWFAVTALFRHPLGLKIPHTAIIPNKKDALGNSLGDFVGSNFLSEEVVRDKLKRVELARRLGGWLAQEDNAERVTSELATVVRAAVRVLRDEDVQAIMEQAVARRIIDKPWGPPLGKILQGVFADGAHHKLVDLMCDRAYEWVRDNHTTMLRVVSDRAPSWSPKFVDEMLADKVYGEVLSFAWAVKTDVNHPMRLALDKFLGEFAQDLQTDPEVMARAEQVKGQIVHHEEVQRLIGSAWSTAKEMLLTAAEDPSSELRRRVRLGLMSLGSRLVSDDQLRAKADGWVEGAAAYLVKNYSREITTIITDTVERWDAEETSRKIELQVGRDLQFIRINGTVVGALAGLVIYAVAELLF
- a CDS encoding pyridoxal phosphate-dependent aminotransferase; its protein translation is MREPALVPRLRPFTSTIFAEMTALAVRHDAVNLGQGFPDTDGPAGMLDAAKNALFGGANQYPPGPGRPELRAAIARHRLRYGTEYDPDTEILVTAGATEAITATLLALTEAGDEVIVIEPYYDSYAAAVAMAGAERRVVGLVEGEDGRFGLDVDGLRAAVTPRTRAVLVNSPHNPTGTVFTRAELEALAAVCVEHDLIAICDEVYEHLVFDDAEHIPLVTLPGMRPRTVSISSAGKTFNCTGWKIGWVCSTPELVAAVKAAKQFITFVSGGPLQPAVAHALDHELPWVDGLRDSLSEKRDRLSAGLADAGFAVRPTAGTYFVCVDVRPLGFTDAADLAWELPGRVGVAAVPVKVFTDHPEEWKHLLRFAFCKRNEVIDEAITRLRKLV